A single window of Haliotis asinina isolate JCU_RB_2024 chromosome 5, JCU_Hal_asi_v2, whole genome shotgun sequence DNA harbors:
- the LOC137283462 gene encoding heterogeneous nuclear ribonucleoprotein D-like isoform X3, whose amino-acid sequence MAEGDAYGQTDYSNFDGQNGNEFEENSGAYVQEKMEGQETTEDAGSGDDESKDDGNEDARKIFVGGLSWETTSKDLKDYFTKFGEVVSCTLKTDLETKRSRGFGFVVFKDVECLEKALQEQEHKLHGRNIDPKKANPRAKANKIFVGRLDPVVKEEDIKSYFSKFGEVAKLDLPYDKIKEQRRAFCFVEFETEEGLKNCLETNKHKIGDQEVDIKRATPTAGRGRGGRGGYGGGWGQGWHQAYNQNYNNYNNYYGSGYGSGYGGYGGYGGYQGYDYNQGYGPWGGYDQYGGYGGYGGYDYGGWGYNQDQE is encoded by the exons ATGGCAGAAGGAGACGCATATGGTCAGACGGATTATTCGAATTTTGATGGTCAAAATGGAAACGAGTTTGAAGAAAATTCAGGGGCATATGTACAAGAAAAAATGGAAGGCCAGGAAACAACAGAAGATGCAGGCTCCGGTGACGATGAATCTAAAGACGATGGGAACGAAGACGCAAG aaaaatatttgtgGGCGGTTTGAGTTGGGAAACCACATCAA AGGATTTGAAagattattttacaaaattcgGTGAAGTCGTCAGCTGCACATTGAAGACAGATCTAGAAACAAAACGATCCAGAGGTTTTGGATTTGTTGTGTTCAAGGATGTAGAGTGTTTAGAAAAG GCACTACAGGAACAGGAACACAAACTTCATGGGAGGAATATTGACCCAAAGAAAGCAAATCCAAGAGCAAAggcaaataaaatatttgtggGCAGATTAGATCCAGTCGTGAAAGAGGAAGACATCAAATCATACTTTTCAAAGTTCGGAGAA GTTGCAAAACTGGATCTGCCATATGACAAGATCAAAGAACAGAGAAGAGCCTTTTGCTTTGTAGAGTTTGAAACAGAAGAGGGCCTCAAGAATTGcttagaaacaaataaacacaagaTTGGAGATCAAGAG GTGGATATCAAACGTGCAACACCGACTGCTGGCAGGGGTAGAGGAGGCAGAGGCGGCTACGGAG GTGGCTGGGGACAAGGCTGGCATCAGGCCTACAATCAGaactacaacaactacaatAACTACTATGGTAGTGGATATGGTAGTGGATATGGAGGCTATGGTGGCTATGGTGGCTACCAGGGATATGATTACAACCAGGGATATGGCCCATGGGGAGGATATGATCAGTATGGTGGATATGGAGGATACGGTG GTTATGATTACGGAGGCTGGGGCTATAACCAGGACCAAG AGTGA
- the LOC137283462 gene encoding heterogeneous nuclear ribonucleoprotein D-like isoform X2: MAEGDAYGQTDYSNFDGQNGNEFEENSGAYVQEKMEGQETTEDAGSGDDESKDDGNEDARKIFVGGLSWETTSKDLKDYFTKFGEVVSCTLKTDLETKRSRGFGFVVFKDVECLEKALQEQEHKLHGRNIDPKKANPRAKANKIFVGRLDPVVKEEDIKSYFSKFGEVAKLDLPYDKIKEQRRAFCFVEFETEEGLKNCLETNKHKIGDQEVDIKRATPTAGRGRGGRGGYGGGWGQGWHQAYNQNYNNYNNYYGSGYGSGYGGYGGYGGYQGYDYNQGYGPWGGYDQYGGYGGYGGQQSNYGKAPKRGGGGYHPYNRS, from the exons ATGGCAGAAGGAGACGCATATGGTCAGACGGATTATTCGAATTTTGATGGTCAAAATGGAAACGAGTTTGAAGAAAATTCAGGGGCATATGTACAAGAAAAAATGGAAGGCCAGGAAACAACAGAAGATGCAGGCTCCGGTGACGATGAATCTAAAGACGATGGGAACGAAGACGCAAG aaaaatatttgtgGGCGGTTTGAGTTGGGAAACCACATCAA AGGATTTGAAagattattttacaaaattcgGTGAAGTCGTCAGCTGCACATTGAAGACAGATCTAGAAACAAAACGATCCAGAGGTTTTGGATTTGTTGTGTTCAAGGATGTAGAGTGTTTAGAAAAG GCACTACAGGAACAGGAACACAAACTTCATGGGAGGAATATTGACCCAAAGAAAGCAAATCCAAGAGCAAAggcaaataaaatatttgtggGCAGATTAGATCCAGTCGTGAAAGAGGAAGACATCAAATCATACTTTTCAAAGTTCGGAGAA GTTGCAAAACTGGATCTGCCATATGACAAGATCAAAGAACAGAGAAGAGCCTTTTGCTTTGTAGAGTTTGAAACAGAAGAGGGCCTCAAGAATTGcttagaaacaaataaacacaagaTTGGAGATCAAGAG GTGGATATCAAACGTGCAACACCGACTGCTGGCAGGGGTAGAGGAGGCAGAGGCGGCTACGGAG GTGGCTGGGGACAAGGCTGGCATCAGGCCTACAATCAGaactacaacaactacaatAACTACTATGGTAGTGGATATGGTAGTGGATATGGAGGCTATGGTGGCTATGGTGGCTACCAGGGATATGATTACAACCAGGGATATGGCCCATGGGGAGGATATGATCAGTATGGTGGATATGGAGGATACGGTG GCCAGCAGAGTAACTATGGAAAGGCACCAAAGAGAGGGGGTGGGGGCTACCACCCATACAACCGATCATAA
- the LOC137283462 gene encoding heterogeneous nuclear ribonucleoprotein D-like isoform X1 has translation MAEGDAYGQTDYSNFDGQNGNEFEENSGAYVQEKMEGQETTEDAGSGDDESKDDGNEDARKIFVGGLSWETTSKDLKDYFTKFGEVVSCTLKTDLETKRSRGFGFVVFKDVECLEKALQEQEHKLHGRNIDPKKANPRAKANKIFVGRLDPVVKEEDIKSYFSKFGEVAKLDLPYDKIKEQRRAFCFVEFETEEGLKNCLETNKHKIGDQEVDIKRATPTAGRGRGGRGGYGGGWGQGWHQAYNQNYNNYNNYYGSGYGSGYGGYGGYGGYQGYDYNQGYGPWGGYDQYGGYGGYGGYDYGGWGYNQDQGQQSNYGKAPKRGGGGYHPYNRS, from the exons ATGGCAGAAGGAGACGCATATGGTCAGACGGATTATTCGAATTTTGATGGTCAAAATGGAAACGAGTTTGAAGAAAATTCAGGGGCATATGTACAAGAAAAAATGGAAGGCCAGGAAACAACAGAAGATGCAGGCTCCGGTGACGATGAATCTAAAGACGATGGGAACGAAGACGCAAG aaaaatatttgtgGGCGGTTTGAGTTGGGAAACCACATCAA AGGATTTGAAagattattttacaaaattcgGTGAAGTCGTCAGCTGCACATTGAAGACAGATCTAGAAACAAAACGATCCAGAGGTTTTGGATTTGTTGTGTTCAAGGATGTAGAGTGTTTAGAAAAG GCACTACAGGAACAGGAACACAAACTTCATGGGAGGAATATTGACCCAAAGAAAGCAAATCCAAGAGCAAAggcaaataaaatatttgtggGCAGATTAGATCCAGTCGTGAAAGAGGAAGACATCAAATCATACTTTTCAAAGTTCGGAGAA GTTGCAAAACTGGATCTGCCATATGACAAGATCAAAGAACAGAGAAGAGCCTTTTGCTTTGTAGAGTTTGAAACAGAAGAGGGCCTCAAGAATTGcttagaaacaaataaacacaagaTTGGAGATCAAGAG GTGGATATCAAACGTGCAACACCGACTGCTGGCAGGGGTAGAGGAGGCAGAGGCGGCTACGGAG GTGGCTGGGGACAAGGCTGGCATCAGGCCTACAATCAGaactacaacaactacaatAACTACTATGGTAGTGGATATGGTAGTGGATATGGAGGCTATGGTGGCTATGGTGGCTACCAGGGATATGATTACAACCAGGGATATGGCCCATGGGGAGGATATGATCAGTATGGTGGATATGGAGGATACGGTG GTTATGATTACGGAGGCTGGGGCTATAACCAGGACCAAG GCCAGCAGAGTAACTATGGAAAGGCACCAAAGAGAGGGGGTGGGGGCTACCACCCATACAACCGATCATAA